From the Gordonia bronchialis DSM 43247 genome, one window contains:
- a CDS encoding ATP-dependent Clp protease ATP-binding subunit: protein MFERFTDRARRVVVLAQEEARMLNHNYIGTEHILLGLIHEGEGVAAKALESLGISLEGVRSQVEEIIGQGQQAPSGHIPFTPRAKKVLELSLREALQLGHNYIGTEHILLGLIREGEGVAAQVLVKLGADLNRVRQQVIQLLSGYQGKEPQEAGTGGRSSESGTPSTSLVLDQFGRNLTAAAGEGKLDPVIGREKEIERVMQVLSRRTKNNPVLIGEPGVGKTAVVEGLAQAIVNGQVPETLKDKQLYTLDLGSLVAGSRYRGDFEERLKKVLKEINTRGDIILFIDELHTLVGAGAAEGAIDAASILKPKLARGELQTIGATTLDEYRKYIEKDAALERRFQPVQVGEPSVEHTIEILKGLRDRYESHHRVSITDGALVAAATLADRYINDRFLPDKAIDLIDEAGARMRIRRMTAPPDLREFDERIADARKEKESAIDAQDFEKAASLRDKEKQLVAERAEREKQWRSGDMDVVAEVDDEQIAEVLGNWTGIPVFKLTEEETTRLLRMEDELHKRIIGQEDAVKAVSKAIRRTRAGLKDPKRPSGSFIFAGPSGVGKTELSKALANFLFGEDDALIQIDMGEFHDRFTASRLFGAPPGYVGYEEGGQLTEKVRRKPFSVVLFDEIEKAHSEIYNTLLQVLEDGRLTDGQGRTVDFKNTVLIFTSNLGTSDISKAVGLGFTKGDDSQSNYERMKLKVNDELKKHFRPEFLNRIDDVIVFHQLTRDEIIQMVDLMINRVETQLKNKDMALELTDRAKALLAKRGFDPVLGARPLRRTIQREIEDQLSEKILFNEIGAGQIVLVDVEGWDGEDDGEDAKFTFTGSEKPREFPDAPVELTKAGEGGSESS from the coding sequence ATGTTCGAACGGTTCACCGACCGCGCGCGACGGGTTGTGGTTCTGGCCCAAGAAGAGGCGCGGATGCTCAACCACAACTACATCGGAACCGAGCACATCCTCCTCGGCCTCATCCACGAGGGCGAGGGCGTGGCCGCCAAGGCGCTCGAATCACTCGGGATCTCCCTGGAAGGCGTTCGCAGCCAGGTCGAGGAGATCATCGGCCAGGGGCAGCAGGCGCCGTCGGGACACATCCCGTTCACGCCGCGCGCCAAGAAGGTCCTCGAGTTGTCGCTGCGTGAGGCCTTACAGCTCGGCCACAACTACATCGGCACCGAGCACATCCTCCTCGGCCTCATCCGTGAGGGCGAGGGCGTGGCCGCGCAGGTCCTGGTGAAGCTGGGCGCTGACCTCAACCGGGTCCGCCAGCAGGTCATTCAGCTGCTGAGTGGCTACCAGGGCAAGGAGCCGCAGGAAGCCGGCACCGGCGGTCGCAGCAGCGAGTCCGGCACCCCGTCGACCTCGCTCGTGCTCGACCAGTTCGGCCGGAACCTGACCGCCGCCGCGGGCGAGGGCAAACTCGACCCCGTCATCGGCCGCGAGAAGGAAATCGAGCGGGTCATGCAGGTGCTGAGCCGCCGCACCAAGAACAACCCGGTGCTGATCGGCGAGCCCGGCGTCGGCAAGACCGCCGTCGTCGAGGGTCTCGCGCAGGCCATCGTCAACGGCCAGGTGCCCGAGACGCTCAAGGACAAGCAGCTCTACACCCTCGACCTCGGGTCGCTGGTGGCGGGCAGCCGCTACCGCGGTGACTTCGAGGAGCGCCTGAAGAAGGTGCTCAAGGAGATCAACACCCGCGGCGACATCATCCTGTTCATCGACGAGCTGCACACGCTCGTCGGCGCGGGTGCCGCCGAGGGCGCGATCGACGCGGCGTCCATCCTCAAGCCGAAGCTGGCTCGCGGTGAGCTGCAGACCATCGGTGCCACCACGCTCGACGAGTACCGCAAGTACATCGAGAAGGACGCCGCTCTCGAGCGCCGGTTCCAGCCGGTGCAGGTCGGCGAGCCGTCGGTGGAGCACACCATCGAGATCCTCAAGGGGCTGCGCGACCGCTACGAGAGCCACCACCGGGTGTCCATTACCGACGGAGCCCTGGTGGCCGCGGCGACGCTGGCCGACCGCTACATCAACGACCGGTTCCTGCCGGACAAGGCGATCGACCTCATCGACGAGGCGGGCGCGCGGATGCGCATCCGCCGGATGACCGCGCCGCCGGACCTGCGCGAGTTCGACGAGCGCATCGCTGATGCCCGCAAGGAGAAGGAGTCCGCGATCGACGCGCAGGACTTCGAGAAGGCCGCCAGCCTCCGGGACAAGGAGAAACAACTCGTCGCCGAGCGTGCCGAGCGTGAAAAGCAATGGCGCAGTGGCGATATGGACGTCGTGGCCGAGGTCGACGACGAGCAGATCGCCGAGGTCCTGGGCAACTGGACCGGCATCCCGGTGTTCAAGCTCACCGAGGAGGAGACCACCCGTCTACTCCGCATGGAGGACGAGCTGCACAAGCGGATCATCGGCCAGGAGGATGCGGTCAAGGCCGTCTCCAAGGCGATCCGCCGTACCCGCGCCGGACTCAAGGACCCCAAGCGTCCGTCGGGCTCGTTCATCTTCGCCGGCCCGTCCGGCGTCGGAAAGACCGAGCTCTCCAAGGCGCTGGCGAACTTCCTGTTCGGCGAGGACGACGCACTCATCCAGATCGACATGGGCGAGTTCCACGACCGGTTCACCGCGTCGCGTCTGTTCGGTGCCCCTCCCGGTTACGTCGGCTACGAAGAGGGTGGCCAGCTGACCGAGAAGGTGCGGCGTAAGCCGTTCTCGGTGGTGCTGTTCGACGAGATCGAGAAGGCGCACTCGGAGATCTACAACACCCTGTTGCAGGTCCTCGAAGACGGTCGGCTCACCGACGGTCAGGGACGCACGGTCGACTTCAAGAACACCGTGCTGATCTTCACCTCGAACCTCGGTACCTCCGACATCTCCAAGGCCGTCGGGCTGGGCTTCACCAAGGGCGACGATTCGCAGTCGAACTACGAGCGGATGAAGCTCAAGGTCAACGACGAATTGAAGAAGCACTTCCGTCCCGAGTTCCTCAACCGCATCGACGACGTCATCGTGTTCCACCAGTTGACGCGCGACGAGATCATCCAGATGGTTGACCTGATGATCAACCGTGTCGAGACGCAGCTGAAGAACAAGGACATGGCACTCGAGCTCACCGACCGGGCCAAGGCGTTGCTCGCCAAGCGCGGCTTCGACCCGGTGCTCGGTGCGCGTCCGCTGCGTCGCACGATCCAGCGTGAGATCGAGGATCAGCTCTCCGAGAAGATCCTGTTCAACGAGATCGGCGCCGGGCAGATCGTGCTGGTCGACGTCGAGGGCTGGGACGGCGAGGACGACGGTGAGGATGCCAAGTTCACCTTCACCGGCTCGGAGAAGCCACGTGAGTTCCCCGATGCTCCCGTCGAGCTGACCAAGGCAGGAGAGGGCGGCAGCGAGTCGAGCTGA
- a CDS encoding enoyl-CoA hydratase-related protein: MWVTSRTENSDTAPIIVERDDEIAIIRLNRPDRLNAFTVQMGQALIDAFDETDADDSVRAVVLTGNGRAYCAGADLGSGGDTFDASGITDEVPPDEGGRLSLRIFRSLKPVVVAVNGPSAGVGVTMTLPADARIASEDAKFGFVFAARGLVPEAASSWFLPRLVGLPTALRWTMGAQMVSVTEAFEHGLVQQVVPKDEVLSTAIAVAREMTANSAPVSVALTRQLLWRMAGAPSPLDAHTADSKAIYYRGQSGDVYEGVTAFLEKRAAVYPNTVSKDLPEIF; encoded by the coding sequence GTGTGGGTGACGTCACGTACCGAGAACTCCGATACCGCGCCGATCATCGTCGAACGCGACGACGAGATCGCCATTATCCGGCTCAACCGGCCCGACCGCCTCAACGCCTTCACCGTGCAGATGGGGCAGGCACTGATCGACGCCTTCGACGAGACCGACGCCGACGACTCGGTGCGCGCGGTGGTGCTCACCGGTAACGGTCGCGCGTATTGCGCGGGCGCCGACCTGGGCAGCGGGGGAGACACCTTCGACGCGTCCGGGATCACCGACGAGGTGCCGCCCGACGAGGGCGGGCGGCTCTCGTTGCGGATCTTCCGGTCGCTGAAGCCGGTGGTGGTGGCGGTCAATGGTCCCTCGGCCGGTGTCGGGGTGACGATGACCCTGCCTGCCGACGCCCGAATCGCCTCGGAGGACGCCAAATTCGGGTTTGTGTTCGCCGCCCGCGGCCTGGTCCCCGAAGCCGCGTCGAGCTGGTTCCTGCCGCGCCTGGTGGGTCTGCCGACCGCGTTGCGCTGGACCATGGGCGCCCAGATGGTCTCGGTCACCGAGGCTTTCGAGCACGGTCTGGTGCAGCAGGTCGTCCCCAAGGACGAGGTGTTGTCCACCGCGATCGCCGTGGCCCGCGAGATGACCGCCAACAGCGCGCCGGTGTCGGTGGCCCTGACCCGACAGCTGTTGTGGCGCATGGCCGGTGCTCCGTCCCCGCTGGACGCGCACACCGCCGATTCCAAGGCGATCTACTATCGCGGGCAATCGGGCGACGTTTACGAAGGGGTGACCGCCTTCCTGGAGAAGAGAGCGGCGGTGTACCCGAACACCGTGTCGAAGGATCTTCCGGAGATCTTCTGA
- a CDS encoding SGNH/GDSL hydrolase family protein produces MSRRRWWSRGAALAVSAAAAAALVIPGSGVTPEPSSPVRTTASGAETPVLDVYALSKYVSLGSSYAAGPAVSRLHTVCQRSADNYPHQVAAALGMRLSDASCSGARTVNILRVPQRPLRMPQISAVTPDTRLVTITTGGNDLDYMGRLLAMGCANSDPRHISPLTVRACARPKPIRPEPVARDYVAVEQSIAATVGAVRARAPHALVVIVDYLPLGPVGQRCAGLALTPAQAISTRRVYDALVAATARAAAASDAVLVRASRAGAGHGVCSKSPWLSGFGTGGVSYHPNAQGKTAVADLVLAALRQPSTVAEFVTLGVLPASGVVGPGVAPSR; encoded by the coding sequence ATGAGTCGTCGTCGCTGGTGGTCGCGTGGTGCCGCGCTCGCGGTGTCCGCGGCTGCGGCTGCGGCGCTGGTGATCCCGGGTTCCGGGGTCACGCCGGAGCCCAGCTCGCCGGTACGGACCACCGCGTCCGGGGCGGAGACCCCCGTGCTGGACGTGTATGCGTTGAGTAAGTACGTGTCCCTGGGCAGTTCGTACGCAGCCGGGCCGGCGGTGTCGCGGCTGCACACCGTGTGTCAGCGGTCGGCGGACAACTATCCGCATCAGGTGGCGGCTGCGCTCGGGATGCGGCTGTCCGACGCCTCGTGCAGTGGGGCGCGCACGGTGAACATCCTGCGCGTGCCGCAACGGCCGCTGCGGATGCCGCAGATCAGCGCGGTCACCCCGGACACACGCCTGGTGACGATCACCACCGGCGGCAACGACCTCGACTACATGGGACGCCTGCTGGCGATGGGATGCGCCAACAGCGATCCCCGCCACATCAGCCCGCTGACCGTGCGTGCTTGTGCCCGCCCCAAACCGATCCGCCCGGAGCCGGTGGCCCGTGACTATGTGGCCGTCGAACAGTCCATCGCGGCGACCGTCGGCGCGGTCCGCGCCCGTGCACCGCATGCGCTGGTCGTCATCGTCGACTATCTGCCGCTGGGGCCTGTCGGCCAGCGATGCGCCGGGCTGGCGTTGACGCCCGCGCAGGCGATCTCCACGCGCCGCGTGTACGACGCGCTGGTCGCCGCGACCGCCCGGGCGGCCGCGGCCTCGGATGCGGTGCTGGTTCGTGCGTCGCGGGCCGGCGCGGGACATGGCGTGTGCTCGAAGTCGCCGTGGCTGAGCGGCTTCGGTACCGGTGGGGTTTCCTATCACCCGAACGCGCAGGGCAAGACCGCCGTCGCCGACCTGGTCCTCGCGGCTCTGCGTCAGCCCTCGACGGTGGCCGAATTCGTGACGCTGGGGGTGCTGCCTGCCTCGGGCGTCGTGGGGCCCGGCGTGGCACCGTCGCGGTAA
- a CDS encoding acyltransferase family protein, translating to MTFASVILDHVILNIPHIVNMSTGAVGLMMRYTRYSFFALTGFVLTYQYRDRELKALTFWRRRYKLIGLPFVTWSLFYWVYGRYIAGGWTDLRALFDSAASIGLALKSICYDLITGNAWYHLYFLSVSMQIYLVFPGILWVLRRTWDYHRYLLVGSFAFHLGLIYLMTSPPVPFFDHGVQMTIARHLVATILPYQFFILAGCVAAMHYPAFQRFMVRWRLPVIVVSVAVIAATIIYFVHQVDLGITIERASNVFLVHNVFAYIAVILILYCLGTLWQDRRRPGSVADGFMRTAADRSFGIYLAHALALSALMPVITKHAGGAPWPLLLLSFVGTVVLTVFIVEVLRRSPISLITTGRNRIDWRTQNAGRSLLVGVFGIIVGAAIRILVEPLPGNLVMATGALLVVSALAVFWRRYRDGATPGPTTPEAGSTPSVTNSATVEG from the coding sequence GTGACCTTCGCGTCGGTCATCCTCGATCACGTCATCCTCAACATCCCGCACATCGTCAACATGTCGACCGGTGCGGTCGGGCTGATGATGCGGTACACGCGGTATTCGTTCTTCGCGCTCACCGGCTTCGTCCTCACCTATCAGTACCGGGATCGCGAACTGAAGGCGTTGACCTTCTGGCGGCGCCGCTACAAACTCATCGGCCTGCCGTTCGTCACGTGGAGCCTGTTCTACTGGGTCTACGGCCGCTACATCGCCGGCGGCTGGACCGACCTGCGGGCGCTGTTCGATTCCGCCGCGTCGATCGGCCTGGCGCTGAAATCCATCTGCTACGACCTCATCACCGGCAACGCCTGGTATCACCTGTACTTCCTGTCGGTGAGCATGCAGATCTACCTGGTGTTCCCCGGCATCCTGTGGGTGTTGCGCCGCACCTGGGACTACCACCGTTATCTGCTCGTCGGGAGCTTCGCCTTCCACCTCGGGCTGATCTATCTGATGACCAGTCCGCCGGTGCCGTTCTTCGACCACGGCGTGCAGATGACCATCGCCCGCCACCTCGTGGCGACGATCCTGCCGTATCAGTTCTTCATCCTGGCCGGCTGTGTCGCCGCCATGCACTACCCCGCCTTCCAGCGGTTCATGGTGCGGTGGCGGCTGCCGGTGATCGTGGTGTCGGTTGCGGTGATCGCCGCGACGATCATCTACTTCGTGCACCAGGTGGACCTCGGCATCACCATCGAGCGGGCGTCGAACGTCTTCCTCGTGCACAACGTCTTCGCCTACATCGCGGTGATCCTGATCCTGTATTGCCTGGGCACCCTATGGCAGGACCGACGCCGGCCGGGTTCGGTGGCCGACGGGTTCATGCGGACCGCCGCGGACCGCTCCTTCGGGATCTACCTGGCGCATGCGCTGGCGTTGAGCGCTCTGATGCCGGTCATCACCAAGCACGCCGGCGGCGCGCCGTGGCCGTTGCTGCTGCTGTCCTTCGTCGGCACCGTGGTGCTGACGGTGTTCATCGTCGAGGTCCTGCGCCGCAGCCCCATCAGCCTGATCACCACCGGGCGCAATCGCATCGATTGGCGCACTCAGAACGCGGGACGTTCCCTGCTCGTCGGCGTGTTCGGGATCATCGTCGGTGCCGCGATCCGCATCCTGGTCGAGCCGCTACCCGGCAACCTGGTGATGGCCACCGGCGCGCTGCTGGTGGTGTCGGCGCTCGCGGTGTTCTGGCGGCGTTACCGCGACGGTGCCACGCCGGGCCCCACGACGCCCGAGGCAGGCAGCACCCCCAGCGTCACGAATTCGGCCACCGTCGAGGGCTGA
- a CDS encoding HNH endonuclease, translating to MTIFVTNAGLQILARVTWRRAAVLLTAEVARNVEGTPLVREVHSPTLTLPIHKVVAIKRNAYRPFAGKSMDSYASSPTILRRDQWICAYCEGPADTVDHIVPVSRGGRSTFGNLVAACRSCNGFKADRTPREAGMALRHAPFVYDPWAADQKEVWELFTLRWKTD from the coding sequence ATGACCATCTTCGTCACCAACGCCGGGTTGCAGATCCTGGCGCGGGTCACCTGGCGTCGGGCCGCCGTCCTGCTCACCGCCGAAGTCGCCCGCAACGTCGAGGGCACGCCCCTGGTCCGCGAGGTACATTCGCCGACGCTGACCCTCCCGATCCACAAGGTCGTCGCGATCAAGCGCAACGCCTACCGCCCGTTCGCGGGCAAGTCCATGGACTCCTACGCGTCGTCGCCGACGATCCTGCGCCGCGATCAGTGGATCTGCGCCTACTGCGAGGGCCCGGCCGACACCGTCGACCACATCGTCCCGGTGTCGCGGGGCGGGCGGAGCACCTTCGGGAACCTCGTCGCCGCCTGCCGCTCCTGCAACGGCTTCAAAGCCGACCGCACCCCACGCGAGGCCGGGATGGCGTTACGTCACGCGCCCTTCGTGTACGACCCCTGGGCTGCGGATCAGAAAGAGGTCTGGGAGCTGTTCACGCTGCGCTGGAAGACCGACTGA
- a CDS encoding DUF305 domain-containing protein, translating into MTSSRPSGSRLSGPLRIGGLVAVAVLILAIGAVAGVAWQSSRHADDHAPSAVDIGFAQDMSTHHDQAILMARTVSGLPGVSGEIRVFADRLILSQSTETATMRGWLQWFGEPLSIDRPMSWMDHGAAHHHGGVPAASADAADASDQPPMPGMASIDELGRLSTLTGGAAEIYFLQLMIRHHHGGLEMAQAAYNDERASAPTKQWALTMIGDQGDEIGQMTLMLKARNADPLPT; encoded by the coding sequence ATGACGAGTTCTCGCCCATCCGGTTCTCGGCTGTCCGGTCCACTGCGGATCGGTGGGCTGGTGGCCGTCGCGGTGCTGATTCTGGCCATCGGCGCCGTCGCGGGCGTGGCCTGGCAGTCGTCGCGCCACGCCGACGATCACGCCCCGAGTGCCGTCGACATCGGCTTCGCCCAGGACATGTCGACCCACCACGATCAGGCGATCCTGATGGCGCGCACCGTCTCCGGACTACCTGGGGTCTCCGGGGAGATCCGCGTCTTCGCCGACCGGCTCATCCTGTCGCAGAGCACCGAGACCGCCACCATGCGTGGCTGGCTGCAGTGGTTCGGTGAGCCGCTGAGCATCGACCGCCCGATGTCGTGGATGGATCACGGTGCGGCACATCATCATGGTGGCGTTCCTGCGGCATCCGCCGACGCCGCCGATGCCTCCGATCAGCCGCCGATGCCGGGTATGGCGAGCATCGACGAACTCGGCCGACTGTCCACCCTCACCGGCGGCGCGGCCGAGATCTACTTCCTGCAGTTGATGATCCGTCACCACCACGGCGGCCTCGAGATGGCGCAGGCCGCCTACAACGACGAGCGGGCGAGCGCCCCCACCAAGCAGTGGGCGCTGACCATGATCGGCGATCAGGGCGACGAGATCGGCCAGATGACGCTGATGCTCAAGGCACGCAACGCCGATCCGCTCCCGACCTAA
- a CDS encoding LVIVD repeat-containing protein, which produces MFAVGAVLAATAVTATPAAAATHYFPDISEVSVPRADCGPGSLPERGLQGDVSAEDRNSGRSRLGYRCNMSKVGNLRGSGGGIVSATFEHCSYTGSLFPGNNVVRQPGVQVIDASNPARPRVVGSLADTAMRGGTWETLKVNKKRKLLAATSVPLLWGGGFFAVYDISDCEHPRLLNRGPGIATPLPFTSHEGGFSPDGRTYWASGIWPGHLSAIDISNPAVPRVIWQGLHGFLGHGFGMTPDGNRMFISNGLGINILDTRAIQRRAPYPQVPVIATYLWPDGQVNQHTIPVTYRGVSHIITVDELGSGGVKFFDVTAPDRPKYVAQIKLEINLPKNLDTNFRSGMGGSVFNSNPHYCTVDRPANPTALACSWESSGIRVFDIRNLKSIKEIGYYNPPAQKNATIAELPNSPHVLASISGVPAVEFLSLGMAILHGKVSLPQMIGPRSGMIIGGDMATDWCSSPPEWRGNQIWTTCADGGFYALELSPRVYTPPADQDSTIG; this is translated from the coding sequence ATGTTCGCGGTGGGCGCGGTGCTGGCGGCCACCGCGGTGACCGCAACGCCGGCCGCAGCTGCCACCCACTACTTCCCGGACATCTCCGAGGTGTCGGTGCCGCGTGCGGACTGCGGACCCGGCTCACTGCCCGAGCGCGGGCTGCAGGGCGACGTGAGCGCCGAGGACCGCAACTCCGGACGCAGTCGCCTCGGTTACCGCTGCAACATGAGCAAGGTCGGCAACCTGCGTGGTTCCGGCGGCGGGATCGTGTCGGCGACCTTCGAGCACTGCAGCTACACCGGCAGCCTCTTCCCGGGCAACAACGTCGTCCGGCAGCCCGGCGTACAGGTCATCGACGCGTCGAATCCTGCACGGCCCCGGGTGGTCGGTTCGCTCGCCGACACCGCGATGCGCGGCGGCACGTGGGAGACCCTGAAGGTCAACAAGAAACGCAAACTGCTCGCCGCCACCTCGGTGCCGCTGCTGTGGGGTGGCGGATTCTTCGCGGTCTACGACATCTCCGACTGCGAGCATCCGCGCCTGCTCAACCGTGGGCCCGGCATCGCCACCCCGCTCCCGTTCACCTCACATGAGGGCGGTTTCTCCCCCGACGGCCGTACCTACTGGGCATCGGGGATCTGGCCCGGACACCTCTCGGCCATCGACATCTCGAATCCGGCTGTGCCTCGGGTCATCTGGCAGGGGTTGCACGGTTTCCTCGGTCATGGCTTCGGGATGACGCCCGACGGCAACCGCATGTTCATCTCCAACGGGCTGGGCATCAACATCCTCGACACGCGCGCCATCCAGCGGCGCGCGCCCTATCCGCAGGTACCGGTGATCGCCACGTACCTGTGGCCCGACGGGCAGGTCAATCAGCACACCATCCCGGTGACCTATCGCGGTGTGTCACACATCATCACGGTCGACGAGCTCGGCTCCGGTGGCGTGAAGTTCTTCGACGTCACCGCACCCGATCGTCCGAAGTACGTGGCGCAGATCAAACTCGAGATCAATCTGCCGAAGAACCTCGACACCAATTTCCGGTCGGGCATGGGCGGCAGCGTGTTCAACAGCAATCCGCACTACTGCACCGTGGATCGGCCGGCCAACCCCACGGCGCTGGCCTGCTCCTGGGAATCGTCGGGCATCCGCGTCTTCGATATCCGAAACCTGAAGAGCATCAAGGAGATCGGCTACTACAATCCGCCGGCCCAGAAGAATGCGACCATCGCTGAGCTCCCCAACTCGCCGCACGTCCTGGCATCCATCTCAGGTGTTCCGGCGGTGGAATTCCTCAGCCTCGGTATGGCGATCCTGCACGGCAAGGTGTCGTTGCCGCAGATGATCGGACCGCGCTCCGGGATGATCATCGGTGGCGACATGGCCACCGACTGGTGCTCCTCACCACCGGAATGGCGCGGCAACCAGATCTGGACCACCTGCGCCGACGGCGGGTTCTACGCACTGGAACTGAGTCCTCGCGTGTACACCCCGCCGGCCGACCAGGATTCGACGATCGGATGA
- a CDS encoding SRPBCC family protein, which yields MRYRDAPSVEVSELIRGVTAEDAWAVVTDIELPTHTDGELVSVDWVGSPAEVVVGARFRGTNSADGLGTWTAECVITEVEPPRRWTWTAGGPTGEPWATWAFEIDRASDGVIVRQWARLGPGPSRLSQVIESKPDLEGRIIARRMSDWRRGMQANLDWVRVRLES from the coding sequence ATGCGTTATCGGGATGCGCCGAGTGTCGAAGTGTCCGAACTGATCCGGGGGGTGACGGCCGAGGACGCCTGGGCCGTGGTCACCGACATCGAACTGCCCACCCACACCGACGGCGAACTGGTGTCGGTGGACTGGGTCGGGTCGCCCGCCGAGGTCGTCGTCGGAGCCCGGTTCCGTGGCACCAACTCGGCCGACGGACTCGGCACCTGGACGGCCGAGTGCGTGATCACCGAGGTCGAACCCCCTCGACGCTGGACGTGGACGGCCGGCGGACCCACGGGTGAGCCGTGGGCGACGTGGGCCTTCGAGATCGACCGCGCCTCCGACGGTGTCATCGTGCGGCAATGGGCGCGCCTTGGGCCCGGTCCGTCCCGGTTGTCTCAGGTCATCGAGTCCAAGCCCGATCTCGAGGGGCGGATCATCGCTCGCCGGATGTCCGACTGGCGTCGGGGTATGCAGGCCAATCTCGACTGGGTTCGCGTCCGGCTGGAGTCCTGA
- a CDS encoding MFS transporter: MANHNYRLYFCGQALSLIGTWMQATAQAWLVLTLSGSAAVLGVVVALQALPVLLLGPYAGVVADRVDRRKLMIVLQSVMGLLAAVLAVLALGGWVQVWQVAVLAVLLGLNNAFENPARQAFIHQIVGNDLIRNAVTLNSVLVNAARAIGPAAAGVILAAVGAGWCFAINAASFVAVVVSLWMMRTDEIAYEEPVARAKGQLREGLRYVGGRPTLWVPLVMMAIVALFFVGWLSVSFMSTGNATLQLESEPQMRGRVMALWSVAFMGSTPIGGPIIGAISEYAGARVALGVGAAACFVAAAMAYTVFRIRTRQPARIRHM; this comes from the coding sequence CTGGCCAATCACAACTACCGGCTGTACTTCTGCGGGCAGGCGCTGTCGCTGATCGGCACGTGGATGCAGGCCACCGCGCAGGCCTGGCTGGTGCTCACCCTCAGCGGTTCGGCGGCGGTCCTCGGTGTGGTCGTCGCACTGCAGGCGCTGCCGGTGTTGCTCCTCGGTCCGTATGCGGGCGTCGTCGCCGACCGGGTGGACCGGCGCAAGCTGATGATCGTCCTGCAGTCGGTCATGGGTTTACTCGCCGCGGTGCTCGCCGTGTTGGCCCTCGGCGGTTGGGTGCAGGTCTGGCAGGTGGCGGTGCTCGCGGTCCTCCTCGGGCTCAACAATGCCTTCGAGAATCCGGCCCGCCAGGCATTCATCCATCAGATCGTGGGCAATGACCTCATCCGCAATGCTGTCACCCTGAACTCGGTGCTGGTGAACGCGGCCCGCGCGATCGGGCCGGCCGCAGCCGGCGTCATCCTCGCGGCGGTCGGTGCCGGCTGGTGTTTCGCGATCAATGCGGCGAGCTTCGTGGCAGTGGTCGTCTCGTTGTGGATGATGCGCACCGACGAGATCGCCTACGAGGAACCCGTCGCCCGGGCAAAGGGGCAACTGCGCGAGGGACTGCGGTATGTGGGCGGCCGGCCCACGCTGTGGGTGCCGCTGGTGATGATGGCCATCGTCGCGCTGTTCTTCGTCGGGTGGCTGTCCGTCTCGTTCATGTCCACCGGCAACGCCACGCTGCAACTCGAATCGGAACCACAGATGCGTGGTCGCGTGATGGCGCTGTGGTCGGTGGCGTTCATGGGCTCGACCCCCATCGGCGGGCCGATCATCGGCGCGATCAGCGAATACGCCGGCGCCCGGGTCGCGCTCGGGGTGGGTGCTGCGGCCTGCTTTGTCGCCGCCGCCATGGCGTACACGGTCTTTCGGATCCGTACCCGCCAGCCGGCGCGGATCCGGCACATGTGA
- a CDS encoding PAS and ANTAR domain-containing protein, which produces MIDDRARAGGAPSRRPQHVGRFRFFFDSQNWEWSVEVAELHGYRPGEVTPTTELVVGHKHPDDRESFLAILDEMITRRTPFSSRHRIVDRKGDTHHVVVIAQPLTDTTGTAVGTEGFYLDVSDIEDGVNDRVAAHVSRFREHNGVIEQAKGMIMLAYGVDADRAFEVLKWLSQNENVKLHELCRNVVTGVDRHVVLPENERRAFDNLLLTAHQDNR; this is translated from the coding sequence GTGATCGATGATCGCGCTCGAGCCGGCGGTGCGCCGAGCCGACGGCCCCAGCACGTGGGACGGTTCCGGTTCTTCTTCGACTCCCAGAACTGGGAATGGTCCGTGGAGGTCGCCGAGCTACACGGCTACCGGCCCGGCGAGGTCACCCCGACCACGGAACTCGTGGTCGGTCACAAGCACCCCGACGACCGTGAGTCTTTTCTCGCGATACTCGACGAGATGATCACCCGGCGAACGCCCTTCTCGAGTCGGCACCGGATCGTCGACCGCAAGGGAGACACCCACCATGTGGTGGTCATCGCCCAACCCCTCACCGACACCACTGGCACGGCCGTCGGAACCGAGGGCTTCTACCTCGACGTCAGCGACATCGAGGACGGGGTGAACGATCGGGTCGCGGCGCACGTGTCGAGGTTTCGTGAGCACAACGGGGTCATCGAACAGGCGAAGGGCATGATCATGCTCGCCTACGGGGTGGACGCCGACCGCGCCTTCGAGGTGCTGAAGTGGTTGTCGCAGAACGAGAACGTGAAGCTGCACGAACTGTGCCGCAACGTGGTCACCGGTGTGGATCGCCACGTCGTGCTCCCGGAGAACGAACGGCGCGCCTTCGACAACCTGCTGCTCACCGCCCATCAGGACAACCGGTAG